The following proteins are encoded in a genomic region of Plasmodium coatneyi strain Hackeri chromosome 2, complete sequence:
- a CDS encoding SICA antigen, which translates to MYLLCCPLIDKECKEESDLCKRANCVTTNWFRDRITGGNQKQTWCVFWNDDVKGLLDNLSKAMTDTNTGEKGICKNVGNTDGTPHAEANRKACEYIVKGLEYIYKIKESGSWEDAQKERKKKDNQIFGQTMSCVLLNMYADELIKKSKDEECEIKEEKIKEMFDKGNSKKGEWCMSNGGACIECTRQVDLSCKLSVEEGLWDKNGSTNCMADNENIKNKVEKMLNDDDRVKRTINSICRDCSKKTDLCERLECIAHNWFEDRIDHKGTKKSWCTFWDPDAINRLKELSEGITKEGATIDPACEDTNGRNTIITDTEKKACGFITAGLKYIYGITENKTEPNRKKARNNRLTEQTMGCLLLNAYADKLMREVKRPCYITEKEIKDMFAKGNKNIKTWCKEGEGKCVQCERDTSYAKCKLSVDTSLRNENGKCYQEKDDIGPKVEKVFEEGKKDTKNRPKIKEALGAINTINKINDTLCDRVKCIYYRWGENRKVNGGYQSWDLFWDNDVETRLKNLSAAVTKRNGEEEELCKNIGTGDGTDSGANKNACKFIVRGLEHIYKITKGAEGGQQKIDDNLIFHRTFSCILLNIYADLLIEKKENCITEQTITDAFTKGNTKMDEWCKDNVNGDCVTCTRDKDYESCRISKEDGNTIGKRMKDDLGKNQQINKTLQDLCPTKPQATKPAAAKAAPEEAATPGKVGRADLSATGDGALLPQPAPSAPASGVHPPRSQQPDKSSTKSHTDAEGKGKSKNKECENNEVQGGEAEAMKCLGLDDHTNVQTCVGTDCNLQDDFLKSGTFSYTGEYGTVTTTKINSTTSGPDPTISTQTPVDTSSEIGQAGNDQTAQGTGGGGAGIPGIGVPGAGIPVVPGAGVPGSVSPAAGPSSEGGSGQDAGSKGPTKTDGTGDQTGSKSVPKTFPKYFFFLGKKRRRYKRAHQVRGPALQEQLLDHVDEQADGPHEYTLVKERKQPRSAPERTKREKKQGVGRPVVHRTIIDIHLEALDECQKGDLHSTKEDFFEILVQEFMGNEFIKEQKVPEEEIPTEHVPSSDSGFKEEDVVPKESVLKEEILKEYVSAEQVPCSDSVFREEDLCSKGKCF; encoded by the exons ATGTATTTACTTTGTTGTCCGCTTATAGATAAGGAATGTAAGGAGGAGAGTGACTTATGTAAACGTGCAAATTGCGTAACAACGAATTGGTTTAGGGACAGGATAACGGGGGGCAACCAGAAACAAACTTGG TGTGTATTTTGGAATGATGACGTCAAAGGATTATTGGATAATCTGTCTAAGGCTATGACCGATACAAATACAGGAGAGAAGGGTATATGCAAGAACGTAGGGAACACAGATGGTACACCGCATGCAGAAGCAAATAGAAAAGCTTGTGAATACATCGTTAAAGGTttagaatacatatataagattAAGGAATCTGGGAGTTGGGAAGATGCtcagaaagaaaggaagaagaaggacaacCAAATATTTGGTCAAACTATGTCGTGTGTCTTACTGAATATGTATGCAGATGAATTGATCAAAAAATCGAAAGATGAAGAATGtgaaattaaagaagaaaaaataaaagaaatgtttGATAAAGGAAATAGTAAGAAGGGTGAATGGTGTATGAGCAATGGTGGTGCTTGTATTGAATGTACCAGGCAGGTAGATCTAAGTTGTAAATTGAGCGTGGAAGAGGGTCTATgggacaaaaatggaagtacAAATTGCATGGCGGacaatgaaaatataaagaacaaagtagaaaaaatgctTAATGACGATGACAGAGTAAAACGAACTATAAACAGCATAT GCAGAGATTGTAGCAAGAAAACTGACCTATGTGAACGTTTGGAGTGCATAGCACATAATTGGTTCGAGGACAGAATAGATCACAAAGGGACAAAGAAGAGCTGG tgtacattttgggaTCCGGACGCCATAAATAGACTGAAGGAACTATCTGAAGGAATAACAAAGGAGGGCGCAACCATCGATCCAGCATGTGAAGACACTAATGGAAGGAATACTATAATAACGgacacagaaaagaaggctTGTGGGTTCATTACTGCTGGGTTAAAGTACATTTATGGCATTACGGAAAATAAGACAGAGCCGAACAGGAAGAAAGCAAGGAATAATAGACTAACAGAACAAACCATGGGCTGTCTCCTATTAAATGCATATGCGGACAAATTAATGCGGGAGGTTAAACGCCCCTGTTACattacagaaaaagaaataaaagatatGTTTGCTAAAGGAAATAAGAACATAAAAACATGGTGTAAAGAAGGGGAGGGTAAATGTGTTCAATGTGAAAGGGATACAAGTTATGCAAAGTGCAAACTAAGCGTGGATACTTCCCTCCGGAATGAAAACGGAAAATGCTATCAGGAAAAAGATGATATAGGACCCAAAGTGGAGAAAGTGTtcgaggaagggaaaaaagacacaaaaaatagaccgaaaataaaggaagctCTGGGTGCTATAAATACTATAAATAAGATAAATGATACCTTATGTGATCGTGTAAAGTGTATATACTATAGGTGGGGTGAAAACAGGAAAGTTAACGGAGGGTACCAATCTTGG GATTTGTTTTGGGATAACGACGTCGAGACTAGACTGAAGAACTTGTCTGCTGCTGTGACTAAAAGGAatggggaagaggaagaactatgtaaaaatattggAACGGGAGATGGAACAGATTCAGGAGCAAACAAAAATGCTTGCAAATTCATTGTTAGGGGGTTAGAACACATCTACAAAATTACAAAGGGGGCTGAGGGCGGGCAGCAGAAGATAGACGATAATCTCATATTTCACCGAACTTTCTCTTGTATCTTActgaatatatatgcagatCTACTgatcgaaaaaaaggagaattgtATTACTGAACAAACTATAACTGATGCATTTACTAAGGGGAACACAAAGATGGATGAATGGTGTAAGGATAATGTTAATGGTGATTGTGTAACATGCACAAGGGATAAGGACTATGAATCTTGCAGAATAAGCAAAGAAGACGGAAACACAATAGGGAAGAGAATGAAAGATGACCTAGGGAAGAATCaacaaataaacaaaacTCTCCAGGATCTATGTCCAACCAAACCACAAGCTACGAAGCCTGCTGCTGCTAAAGCTGCCCCAGAAGAAGCAGCTACACCAGGAAAAGTTGGAAGGGCCGATCTTAGTGCAACGGGGGATGGTGCCCTACTACCACAACCAGCACCATCAGCACCAGCATCCGGAGTACATCCGCCACGATCACAGCAGCCAGATAAATCTAGTACTAAAAGTCACACAGATGCAGAAGGGAAAGGTAAGTCcaaaaataaggaatgtgAAAATAATGAAGTCCAAGGAGGTGAGGCAGAAGCTATGAAATGTCTTGGTCTGGACGATCATACTAATGTTCAAACGTGTGTCGGTACTGATTGTAACTTACAGgatgattttttaaaaagtggaacaTTCTCTTATACTGGAGAATATGGAACTGTTACTACCACAAAAATTAATTCCACCACCTCAGGTCCAGATCCTACAATTAGTACGCAAACTCCTGTGGACACATCATCTGAGATAG GTCAAGCAGGAAATGACCAAACTGCTCAAGGTACTGGTGGTGGAGGTGCTGGAATTCCAGGTATTGGTGTCCCTGGGGCAGGTATCCCTGTAGTTCCAGGTGCAGGTGTTCCAGGATCCGTTAGTCCTGCTGCTGGCCCTTCTTCAGAAGGTGGCTCCGGGCAAGATGCTGGTAGTAAGGGTCCAACTAAGACTGACGGAACAGGTGACCAAACTGGTTCAAAGAGTGTCCCGAAAACTTTTCCGAAG tattttttcttcctcggtaaaaaaagacgacgttacaaaagagctcatcaagtacgtggtccagCCTTACAGGAACAACTCcttgatcatgtggacgaacaggcagatggtccacatgaatataccttagtaaaggagcgaaaacaaccaagatctgctccagaaagaacaaaaagggaaaaaaaacagggtgTTGGTCGCCCTGTTGTTCACcgtaccattattgatatccatttagaagccttagacgaatgtcagaaaggggacctgcattcgacgaaggaagacttttttgaaattttggttcaagaattcatGGGGAACGAATTcataaaagaacaaaaggttcctgaagaagaaattccTACGGAACACGTTCctagttcagattccgggtttaaggaggaagacgttgttcctaaggaaagtgttcttaaggaagaaattcttAAAGAATATGTTTCTgcggaacaggttccatgttcagattccgtgtttagggaggaagacctttgttccaaaggaaagTGTTTCTAA